In one window of Leptospira andrefontaineae DNA:
- a CDS encoding APC family permease — MKLRRSLNLYDSISLMFSSMVGPGVFITTGYILTQTANPNWTLLCWILGGFLAIAGAMSYAKSASIFPYAGGDYVYLKEAYSPIVAFSSGWLSLSVNFSASISLSAIAFSKSFLTLFNPSWDIYFLESKFLGITFSLGVAQIIGISTILFFTIVNFFGIGFASRIQNFFTTFKILGLVAFVTLGFTIGNYNIQNFESFSLIPSDLNGWNLLLAGAIPVTFSYLGWNMITYVAEEVKDPEKNIYKAVIVSCILVTFLYVLINFLYLSSAPIQFLAGDEKIGVTASGFLFGKGVNILITAFICWVFLGGISAYIIGGSRIYFAMARDGFFFPSMAKLHSKYHSPYKSLIFQFLYACLFCFVKEIESLLYLITCSTLLLATITAYTPVIFEKRHLKNEFKIPGYPYSTYLYILSNILIIATLLYNKSAEALWGFGFTLFSVPLYYYFKLSKKSQPVQIDTISEPELETGGLSLLPENEPIPVGSGDPA; from the coding sequence ATGAAACTTCGCCGTTCTCTTAATCTTTACGATTCCATTTCTCTTATGTTCAGCTCTATGGTGGGACCGGGAGTTTTTATCACTACGGGTTATATACTGACTCAGACTGCCAATCCTAACTGGACGCTTCTTTGTTGGATCTTAGGTGGGTTCTTGGCGATCGCAGGTGCGATGAGTTATGCGAAATCGGCAAGTATCTTTCCGTATGCAGGAGGAGATTACGTTTATTTAAAGGAGGCCTACTCTCCTATTGTTGCTTTTTCCAGCGGATGGCTTTCTTTATCGGTGAACTTCTCAGCGTCGATCTCCCTTTCTGCGATCGCATTCTCTAAATCATTTTTAACCTTGTTCAATCCAAGTTGGGACATTTATTTCTTAGAGTCCAAATTTTTAGGGATCACATTTTCTTTAGGAGTGGCCCAGATCATAGGGATTTCCACGATCTTATTTTTTACGATTGTGAACTTTTTCGGGATAGGATTTGCATCTCGAATCCAGAACTTCTTCACTACTTTCAAAATTTTAGGTTTAGTCGCATTTGTGACCTTAGGCTTTACTATAGGAAATTATAATATTCAGAATTTTGAATCTTTTTCGTTAATCCCTTCCGACCTGAATGGATGGAATCTTCTTCTTGCAGGAGCAATCCCAGTCACTTTTTCTTATTTGGGCTGGAATATGATCACCTACGTTGCGGAAGAAGTCAAAGATCCCGAAAAGAATATTTATAAGGCAGTGATTGTTTCCTGTATTCTAGTCACTTTTCTTTATGTTCTGATCAATTTTCTATATTTAAGCTCCGCTCCTATCCAATTTTTAGCGGGAGATGAGAAGATTGGAGTAACCGCTTCCGGGTTTTTGTTCGGAAAAGGTGTGAATATTTTGATCACTGCGTTTATTTGCTGGGTATTCCTGGGAGGGATTTCCGCTTATATCATCGGTGGTTCCAGGATCTATTTTGCGATGGCGAGAGACGGTTTCTTTTTTCCAAGCATGGCAAAATTACATTCTAAATATCATAGTCCTTATAAATCTTTGATCTTTCAGTTTCTGTATGCTTGTCTTTTTTGTTTTGTGAAAGAGATTGAATCGCTTTTATATCTGATCACTTGCTCCACCCTACTACTCGCAACGATCACAGCTTATACGCCTGTTATTTTCGAAAAAAGACATTTAAAGAATGAATTTAAGATCCCAGGTTATCCCTATTCTACTTACCTATACATACTTTCTAATATTCTAATTATCGCAACATTACTCTACAATAAAAGTGCGGAAGCTCTTTGGGGTTTCGGATTTACCCTATTCTCTGTTCCTCTGTATTATTATTTTAAACTTTCTAAAAAATCTCAGCCAGTCCAGATCGATACAATTTCCGAACCGGAATTGGAAACCGGTGGCTTAAGTTTACTTCCCGAAAATGAACCTATCCCTGTAGGCAGCGGTGATCCCGCTTAA